In Phreatobacter aquaticus, a single genomic region encodes these proteins:
- a CDS encoding putative bifunctional diguanylate cyclase/phosphodiesterase: MTTTNPISRWRTFAGEWYGGDVVSPEAGRVRAAQIHAVARYSPLTMTANLINAAVVVAVVRQTANPWVLACWGIIVLTMVVATTRAWFLQRARKPRKTASVRAIRRATHHAAVLASIWALVPILWFRDIGLEGQLVIACLVTGMICAGGFALSTIPSAAYAYVTILALGAAYGLGETGNGYMLALTVLLSVYAAIVVRSVAGSAQLFRDQFLAEARLKERGEIIELLLNEFEQNSSDWLFETDTTFTVTSHSPRFAEVCGRSGESLAGVQLQGLAEPQGRAALDDKLARCEPFRDLDLRVNCHGTPRWWTLTAKPLYDEDSKLLGWRGVGSDVTEARQASEKVAWMARTDMLTGLPNRTRFRELAAMRLEIARRNGSSFALGCLDLDQFKTVNDTLGHPVGDALLTDVARELSHLAGEGVIFGRIGGDEFGMLVTDFARRGDVLALAQRIINEVGRSKVVRNARITIGTSIGIAFSSGESDTIDDLIRNADLALYRAKDAGRGTAVVFDDTMHREAEERRLLQEDLRLALDGGQLRIGYQPIVSVRQGDIIGFEALVRWHHPERGLLLPSTFIALAEETGLIESIGAWVLRQACSDAMTWPAHMRVAVNISPAQFGSAALLNHVAEALAASGLLPDRLELEITEALFMNHLAESDGFLRDMRALGVRIALDDFGTGFSSLGYLTRFPIQKLKIDRSFVSGATDFENRKAVVEAIVGIAKSLHFETTAEGVETAEDLAWVRSLGCDQAQGYHFSKALPIDHVGAFILGFGNGSADAPATTHAA; this comes from the coding sequence GTGACGACCACCAATCCTATCTCCAGATGGCGCACTTTTGCCGGCGAATGGTATGGTGGTGACGTAGTATCGCCGGAAGCTGGCCGCGTGCGGGCCGCGCAAATTCATGCCGTTGCGCGATATTCCCCTCTGACCATGACCGCCAATCTGATCAATGCGGCGGTCGTCGTGGCGGTTGTCCGGCAAACGGCCAATCCCTGGGTCCTGGCCTGCTGGGGCATCATTGTCCTGACCATGGTCGTCGCCACCACGCGCGCCTGGTTCCTGCAGCGGGCCCGCAAGCCGCGCAAGACCGCGTCGGTTCGGGCCATTCGCCGTGCGACCCACCATGCCGCCGTGCTGGCATCGATCTGGGCGCTGGTGCCGATCCTGTGGTTTCGCGACATTGGGCTGGAAGGGCAACTCGTCATCGCCTGCCTGGTCACCGGCATGATCTGCGCGGGAGGCTTCGCCCTCTCCACCATTCCCTCTGCCGCCTATGCCTATGTCACCATCCTGGCGCTAGGCGCGGCCTATGGCCTGGGAGAGACCGGCAACGGCTACATGCTGGCGCTGACCGTCCTTCTGTCCGTCTATGCGGCGATCGTTGTCCGCAGCGTCGCCGGATCGGCCCAGCTGTTCCGCGATCAGTTCCTGGCCGAGGCTCGGCTCAAGGAGCGGGGCGAGATCATCGAGCTGCTGCTCAACGAATTCGAGCAGAACAGCTCCGACTGGCTGTTCGAAACCGACACCACCTTCACGGTCACCAGCCATTCTCCGCGCTTCGCCGAGGTCTGCGGCAGAAGCGGAGAATCCCTGGCCGGCGTCCAGCTGCAGGGGCTGGCCGAGCCCCAGGGGCGGGCCGCGCTCGACGACAAGCTTGCCCGGTGCGAGCCATTCCGGGACCTCGACCTCAGGGTCAACTGCCATGGAACCCCCCGCTGGTGGACGCTGACCGCCAAGCCGCTCTACGACGAGGACAGCAAGCTGCTCGGCTGGCGCGGCGTCGGCTCGGATGTGACCGAGGCCCGGCAGGCGAGCGAAAAGGTCGCCTGGATGGCGCGCACCGACATGCTCACCGGCCTGCCCAATCGCACGCGGTTCCGGGAGCTGGCGGCGATGCGACTGGAAATCGCGCGGCGCAATGGCAGCAGCTTCGCGCTCGGTTGCCTCGATCTCGATCAGTTCAAGACGGTGAACGACACACTTGGCCATCCGGTCGGCGACGCCCTACTCACCGATGTCGCCCGCGAGCTCAGCCACCTTGCTGGCGAAGGCGTCATCTTCGGCCGGATTGGTGGCGACGAGTTCGGCATGCTGGTGACCGATTTCGCCCGCCGCGGCGATGTGCTGGCGCTCGCCCAGCGGATCATCAACGAAGTCGGCCGGTCCAAGGTCGTCCGCAATGCGCGCATCACCATCGGCACCAGCATCGGCATCGCCTTCAGTTCTGGCGAAAGCGATACGATCGACGATCTCATCCGCAATGCCGATCTCGCTCTCTACCGCGCCAAGGATGCCGGCCGTGGCACGGCGGTGGTGTTTGACGACACCATGCACCGCGAGGCGGAGGAGCGCCGGCTTCTGCAGGAGGATCTGCGGCTGGCGCTCGATGGCGGCCAGTTGCGGATTGGCTACCAGCCGATCGTCAGCGTGCGCCAGGGCGACATCATCGGCTTCGAGGCACTTGTGCGTTGGCACCATCCCGAGCGCGGACTGCTGCTGCCGAGCACGTTCATTGCTCTCGCCGAGGAAACCGGCCTGATCGAGTCCATCGGCGCCTGGGTCCTGCGCCAGGCCTGCAGCGATGCAATGACCTGGCCGGCGCACATGCGCGTGGCGGTCAACATCTCGCCCGCCCAGTTCGGCAGCGCGGCGCTGCTCAACCATGTGGCGGAGGCGCTCGCCGCAAGCGGTCTCCTGCCTGACAGGCTCGAGCTTGAGATCACCGAAGCCCTGTTCATGAACCACCTCGCCGAAAGCGACGGCTTTCTCAGGGACATGCGTGCGCTCGGCGTGCGCATCGCACTGGACGATTTCGGCACCGGCTTCTCCTCGCTCGGCTACCTCACGCGCTTTCCGATCCAGAAGCTCAAGATCGATCGCTCCTTCGTGTCGGGCGCCACCGATTTCGAGAACCGCAAGGCGGTGGTCGAGGCCATTGTCGGCATCGCGAAAAGCCTGCACTTCGAAACCACCGCCGAGGGCGTCGAGACCGCCGAGGACCTGGCTTGGGTCAGGTCGCTCGGCTGCGACCAGGCTCAGGGCTATCACTTTTCCAAGGCCCTGCCGATCGATCACGTCGGCGCCTTCATCCTGGGCTTCGGCAATGGCAGCGCCGACGCGCCCGCGACCACCCACGCCGCCTGA
- a CDS encoding PaaI family thioesterase, whose translation MTIRYGVVETSEATGQDGIDFLRGMIDRRYPSPPIAQTMGFTLVEVAPGRAVFEGTPTAAFFNPLGTVHGGWTATILDSALGCCIHTMIKAGQGYTTVEMKVNYVRALMPETGLVRCEAVVIHSGRTIATSEAKLIDTKGRLIAHGTETCMIFDARPPRA comes from the coding sequence ATGACCATCCGCTACGGCGTTGTTGAAACATCCGAGGCCACCGGACAGGACGGGATCGATTTCCTCAGGGGCATGATCGATCGGCGCTATCCGAGCCCGCCGATCGCCCAGACCATGGGCTTCACCCTGGTCGAGGTGGCGCCGGGCCGCGCCGTGTTCGAGGGCACGCCGACCGCCGCCTTCTTCAATCCGCTCGGCACGGTCCATGGCGGCTGGACCGCGACCATTCTCGATTCCGCGCTTGGCTGCTGCATCCACACGATGATCAAGGCGGGGCAGGGCTACACGACTGTGGAGATGAAGGTGAACTATGTCCGCGCCCTGATGCCCGAAACAGGGCTGGTGCGCTGCGAGGCCGTGGTGATCCATTCCGGCCGCACCATCGCGACGTCCGAAGCCAAGCTCATCGATACCAAGGGCCGGTTGATCGCCCATGGCACCGAGACCTGCATGATCTTCGACGCCCGCCCGCCGCGCGCCTGA
- a CDS encoding DMT family transporter, with protein sequence MSPASRMPFLVAGFGILVLSAMDALIKGVATAHPTPQIVFMRFACGLPWVLLALIWLRPPAPTMPMVRAHMVRGVLVVITAFLFFFALAKLELAEAITLSFLSPLFLALLAALILKEPLRPAVLGAIAVGFVGMGVIVAGKINGGGTLDLPRILGIAAAITCALTYAANLVLLRQRAQTDPLGLIVLAQNLFPLILIAPFAIAVWETPDPRSWVLFAGIGLLGVVGHLSLAWAFKHANAGPLGVLEYTALIWGSAFGYLAFGEVPVWTTWAGAALIVAACLAVARK encoded by the coding sequence ATGTCCCCCGCCAGCCGCATGCCCTTTCTCGTCGCCGGTTTCGGCATCCTGGTCCTGTCGGCCATGGATGCGCTCATCAAGGGCGTGGCGACAGCCCATCCGACGCCGCAGATCGTGTTCATGCGCTTTGCCTGCGGCCTGCCCTGGGTTCTGCTGGCACTGATCTGGTTGCGCCCGCCAGCGCCAACCATGCCGATGGTCCGCGCCCACATGGTGCGCGGTGTGCTGGTGGTGATCACCGCCTTCCTGTTCTTCTTCGCGCTCGCCAAGCTGGAACTGGCCGAAGCGATCACCCTGTCGTTCCTGTCGCCGCTGTTCCTGGCCCTGCTGGCAGCGCTCATCCTGAAGGAGCCGCTGCGACCGGCGGTGCTCGGGGCCATCGCCGTCGGCTTCGTCGGCATGGGCGTGATCGTCGCCGGCAAGATCAATGGCGGTGGCACGCTCGACCTGCCGCGCATCCTCGGCATTGCGGCCGCAATCACCTGCGCGCTGACCTATGCGGCCAATCTCGTGCTGCTGCGCCAGCGCGCCCAGACCGACCCGCTGGGGCTGATCGTGCTGGCGCAGAACCTATTCCCGCTGATCCTGATCGCGCCCTTCGCGATCGCCGTCTGGGAGACGCCGGATCCGCGCTCATGGGTGCTGTTTGCCGGCATCGGCCTGCTCGGCGTGGTGGGCCATCTCAGCCTTGCCTGGGCGTTCAAGCACGCCAATGCCGGTCCGCTCGGCGTCCTGGAATATACCGCGCTGATCTGGGGCTCGGCCTTCGGCTATCTGGCCTTCGGCGAGGTGCCGGTCTGGACCACCTGGGCCGGTGCCGCACTGATCGTCGCGGCCTGCCTGGCGGTGGCGCGCAAATAG
- a CDS encoding sulfite exporter TauE/SafE family protein: protein MTLAAFPHDPWFYAIGFLATFLMGLGKGAFGGGLAILGIPLLALTMEPIPAAVVTALLVAFMDFFALGSFPRSAWSKPDLVWLIPGLIGGLFVGFLVFELVDKRWVALVIALITLGYTVRYFVKPASAAPDLSVSPGFALVASAGAGFTTYVAHAGGPPLAMYLLRRDLTKSAYAATTIVVFTVGNLIKLPGYVYTGLDTPEVFTQALALAPMVPVGVLIGRRLHDSLPREKLYGLCYALVGLAGAKLLWDALRALITP from the coding sequence ATGACCCTCGCCGCCTTCCCCCACGATCCCTGGTTCTATGCGATCGGTTTCCTCGCCACCTTCCTGATGGGGCTCGGCAAGGGCGCGTTCGGCGGCGGGCTGGCGATCCTCGGCATTCCTCTGCTCGCCCTCACCATGGAGCCGATCCCGGCGGCGGTGGTGACCGCGCTCCTGGTCGCCTTCATGGACTTTTTCGCGCTCGGCTCGTTTCCGCGCTCGGCCTGGTCGAAGCCCGATCTCGTCTGGCTGATCCCGGGCCTGATCGGCGGGCTGTTCGTCGGCTTTCTGGTGTTCGAACTGGTCGACAAGCGCTGGGTGGCGCTGGTCATCGCGCTGATCACGCTCGGCTATACGGTGCGCTATTTCGTCAAGCCGGCATCGGCCGCACCCGACTTGTCCGTTTCCCCCGGCTTCGCCCTGGTCGCCAGCGCCGGCGCCGGGTTCACGACCTATGTGGCCCATGCCGGCGGCCCGCCGCTCGCCATGTATCTCCTGCGTCGCGATCTCACCAAGTCGGCCTATGCGGCCACCACCATCGTGGTGTTCACCGTCGGCAACCTGATCAAGCTGCCGGGCTACGTCTATACCGGGCTCGACACGCCGGAGGTGTTCACCCAGGCGCTCGCGCTGGCTCCCATGGTGCCGGTCGGCGTGCTGATCGGCCGCAGGCTGCATGACAGCCTGCCCCGCGAGAAGCTCTATGGCCTCTGCTATGCGCTGGTCGGCCTTGCCGGCGCCAAGCTCCTCTGGGATGCGCTGCGCGCCCTGATCACCCCGTGA
- a CDS encoding DUF1127 domain-containing protein has translation MTMFAVTFGSAVLSVASVVRAQVNAFNRWLEARRDYRALCEMDDKTLADIGLTRSDIRDATAAGYFGDPTVIVAARAVERGAHRPQRHALNLTGPSLVPDVASGLAHPVAAH, from the coding sequence ATGACCATGTTCGCTGTCACCTTCGGTTCCGCCGTCCTGTCGGTTGCCTCGGTCGTTCGCGCTCAGGTCAATGCCTTCAATCGCTGGCTTGAGGCACGCCGCGACTATCGCGCGCTCTGCGAGATGGACGACAAAACGCTGGCCGACATCGGCCTGACGCGGAGCGACATTCGAGATGCCACGGCCGCCGGCTATTTCGGTGATCCCACCGTGATCGTGGCCGCCCGCGCTGTCGAACGAGGCGCCCATCGCCCCCAGCGGCATGCGCTCAACCTGACCGGCCCTTCGCTGGTGCCCGATGTCGCCTCGGGGCTCGCACATCCGGTCGCCGCCCATTGA
- a CDS encoding LysR substrate-binding domain-containing protein, with protein MAVLLDIDQLRTFMAIADTGSFTRAADVVFKTQSAVSMQMKRLEERVGKALFERDGRASRLTEDGERLLDYARRIVKLNMEAVSAFSGAELTGRVRLGVPDDYADRYLPEILARFSHSNPRAEVTVICEPSSMLADRIQSNDLDIAIITHDPEKGPALVFRQEQLLWVSSARTSVHLENPVPLAVGRPTCNWRRAATERLDSAGRPYRILYASWNSAAVSAAVMAGLAVCVLPESALRPGMRVLQPGDGFPPLPSVRIALLRNPHEMSALADALADHVVSGLDNLSEHAQAAE; from the coding sequence ATGGCTGTTCTTCTCGATATCGATCAATTGCGGACATTCATGGCGATCGCCGATACCGGCAGCTTCACGCGTGCAGCCGATGTGGTGTTCAAGACCCAGTCGGCCGTTTCCATGCAGATGAAGCGGCTGGAGGAGCGGGTCGGCAAGGCGCTGTTCGAGCGTGACGGCCGCGCCTCCAGGCTGACCGAGGATGGCGAGCGGCTGCTCGATTACGCCCGCCGCATCGTCAAGCTGAACATGGAGGCCGTCTCGGCCTTCTCCGGCGCCGAACTGACGGGCCGCGTGCGGCTCGGCGTGCCCGACGACTATGCCGACCGCTACCTGCCGGAAATCCTCGCCCGCTTCTCCCATTCCAATCCCCGGGCCGAGGTCACCGTGATCTGCGAGCCCTCCTCCATGCTCGCCGACCGCATCCAGTCGAACGATCTCGACATCGCCATCATCACCCACGATCCCGAAAAGGGCCCGGCGCTGGTGTTCCGGCAGGAGCAATTGCTCTGGGTCTCATCGGCGCGCACCTCGGTCCACCTGGAAAATCCGGTGCCGCTCGCTGTCGGCCGTCCCACCTGCAACTGGCGGCGCGCGGCGACCGAACGGCTGGACTCAGCCGGCCGCCCCTACCGCATCCTCTATGCGAGCTGGAACTCGGCCGCCGTCTCCGCCGCCGTCATGGCAGGGCTCGCCGTCTGCGTGCTGCCGGAATCGGCACTGCGCCCCGGCATGCGCGTGCTGCAGCCGGGCGACGGCTTCCCGCCGCTGCCGAGCGTGCGCATCGCGCTTCTGCGCAATCCCCACGAGATGTCGGCGCTCGCCGACGCGCTCGCCGATCACGTCGTGTCGGGGCTCGATAACCTCAGCGAGCACGCGCAGGCGGCGGAATAG
- a CDS encoding glutamate--cysteine ligase: MARDTVDLTPIESRDELVAWIEKGSKPKDKFRVGTEHEKFGFYRKDHTPVPYEGPRGIRKVLEGMEALLGWEPILDGENIIGLADVTGGGAISLEPGGQFELSGAPVETIHQTCSESAAHFAQLREVADPLGIGFLGLGMSPKWTRAETPVMPKSRYEIMTRYMPKVGTLGLDMMYRTSTVQANLDFSSEADMVKKLRVSLAWQPVATAIFANSPFTEGKLNGYQSFRSAVWMDTDNQRAGMLPFAFEDGMGFERYVDYALDVPMYFIKRGDTYHDVAGSSFRDLLAGKNPAAPGERAVLSDWVNHVGTIFPEVRLKRYLEMRGADSGPLSRIVALPALFVGLLYDDGVLDAAFDLIKDWTAEERLALRNDVPKLGFKAEIRGITVGELAREMLTLARTGLRRRARLDANGGDETRYLDPIQAIVDDGRTAAEHLIEKYLGPWQGQIDPVFDEAAY, encoded by the coding sequence ATGGCCCGCGATACAGTCGACCTGACCCCGATCGAATCCCGCGACGAACTCGTCGCCTGGATCGAGAAAGGGTCCAAGCCGAAGGACAAGTTCCGGGTCGGCACAGAGCACGAGAAATTCGGCTTCTACCGCAAGGACCATACGCCGGTGCCCTATGAGGGCCCGCGGGGCATCCGCAAGGTGCTGGAGGGGATGGAGGCGCTGCTCGGCTGGGAGCCGATCCTCGACGGCGAGAACATCATCGGCCTCGCCGATGTGACCGGCGGCGGCGCAATCTCGCTGGAACCGGGCGGCCAGTTCGAGCTGTCGGGCGCACCGGTAGAGACGATCCACCAGACCTGTTCGGAATCGGCCGCCCATTTCGCCCAGCTGCGCGAAGTGGCCGATCCGCTCGGCATCGGCTTCCTTGGCCTCGGCATGAGCCCGAAATGGACCCGCGCCGAGACGCCGGTCATGCCGAAGTCGCGCTACGAGATCATGACCCGCTACATGCCGAAGGTCGGCACCCTCGGCCTCGACATGATGTACCGGACCTCGACCGTGCAGGCGAACCTCGACTTCTCGTCGGAAGCCGACATGGTCAAGAAGCTGCGGGTTTCGCTGGCATGGCAGCCGGTGGCGACCGCGATCTTCGCCAATTCGCCGTTCACCGAGGGCAAGCTCAACGGCTACCAGTCGTTCCGCTCGGCGGTCTGGATGGACACCGACAACCAGCGCGCCGGCATGCTGCCCTTCGCCTTCGAGGACGGCATGGGCTTCGAGCGCTATGTCGACTATGCCCTCGATGTCCCGATGTATTTCATCAAGCGCGGCGACACCTATCACGATGTTGCGGGCTCGTCGTTCCGCGACCTGCTGGCGGGCAAGAACCCAGCCGCGCCGGGCGAACGCGCGGTGCTGTCCGACTGGGTCAACCATGTCGGCACGATCTTCCCGGAAGTCAGGCTGAAGCGCTATCTGGAGATGCGCGGCGCCGATTCCGGCCCGCTGTCGCGCATCGTGGCGCTCCCCGCCCTTTTCGTCGGCCTTCTCTATGACGACGGCGTGCTGGATGCGGCCTTCGATCTCATCAAGGACTGGACGGCGGAAGAGCGGCTGGCGCTGCGCAACGACGTGCCGAAGCTCGGCTTCAAGGCCGAGATCCGCGGCATCACGGTGGGCGAGCTTGCCCGCGAGATGCTGACGCTCGCCCGCACGGGCCTGCGCCGGCGCGCCCGGCTCGACGCCAATGGCGGTGACGAGACCCGCTATCTCGACCCGATCCAGGCGATCGTCGACGATGGCCGCACCGCGGCAGAACATCTGATCGAGAAATATCTCGGCCCCTGGCAGGGCCAGATCGATCCGGTGTTCGACGAGGCGGCCTACTAA